CGCAGGTATCGGCAATGCCATATCCGTTGCCTTTGCCCAGGCAGGACCTAAGTCGATCACAATCGTGGGACGACGCCTGGAGAAGCTCCAGGAGGCCGCGGAAAAGGTGACTGCTGCAGTGTCGGACAGCGCCACTCAGGTGCTAGTCGAATCTGCGAATCTACAAGACCGTGCTCAGGTAGACCGCGCATACCAGTCCGTCGTGGATAAAGTGGGCAAGATAGATATTCTGGTGATCAATGCCGTGTTGCTCCCCGCGCCCGGAGGCCTCACGAACTACAAGCCTGAAGAGCTTGTTCGTGCAATTGAGGGCAATCTCTTGATAGTCATGAATGCGTTCCAGGCCTTCTTGCCCATCGCAGGACCTGAACCAGTCGTGCTCCACACGTCCACCTGTCTGGCCAACATTGCTCCTACCCCGGGCCTTGCTGGCTACAGCATCAGTAAGGCCACGTGTCTCAAGGCGATAGACTATTTCGCCATGGAGAACCCGCATGTGCATGTGGTCAGCATTCAGCCCGGCTGGGTGGCAACCGCCTCGAATGGATATCAGGAGGAAGCTCCTGACAAAGGTAAGAATTATCTTGCGAGCCTGGTATGGCTTCTTGTTTATTGCAGAATGCTAACGACAGATAGCTGAGCTTCCGGGCCAGTTTTATGTCTGGCTGGCATCTTCCGAGGCCAAGTTCTTGAAAGGAAAGTTTGTTTGGGCCAACTGGGATGCGCAGGAGTTACTGGAGAGAGCGAGCGAGATTCAATCAACCAAGCTGCTGAACTGGGTCGTGGACGGCATTCCCATGTAATGGTTATAGGAGGATGGATACTTGTAAGCAGCTGTAGTCGTGTGTTTTTCAATCCGATTTCTGTTTATCGAATGTTCGTGGTGTCTATCCTAGTTAAAGTAAACGTGATTGTGAGCTACTTTCTTGACACATCGGAACTTGGGAACCATGCTACATATATAGACGGGCTGTTCTCGGCATTCAGCTGAGAATAAGTCCGTTTGCTCTCAAATATGAATAGCTAACCAACGATAGATTGGGCGTCGGACAGGCAACATTCTTGCTACCACAACAGGTTTTGATAGTTCTTAGAATCTCAACCATATATGCGGGGCGCTATGCACCAGGAAAATCCAGTGGGGCGTCATTTAGCGTAGAATTAAATGACTTAAATCCTTCGACTAAGAGAGCCAAAAGCTATACGAGCGAGGGTTAGCGCCATATCTGCCCAGGTCATCGTCAGCACTAACCGTGATTCGTATTTCGTTCCCGAAACTCCGGAGGATGACGTTTGAGATGCCGACAACTTCGCTTGATCGATCCCAGCACGTCTCGCCCACGTTCACAACCTCAACAGCGTACAGAGATATCGCAAGCCATGGCTGTGAAATCTGGAAAGCAGAAGGAAGTCGCGATACCCAGGCTCAGGATTCGCAAAGCCCACCGGAAATCCCGGCAGGGCTGTCGGAACTGCAAACTACGCCGAGTAAAGGTAGGTAGCTTCTACTCGTCTTGATCGCCCATTCATCTTATATATCTCGATTTACCAGTGTGATGAGGTACAGCCCTCATGTCAGCGATGTACTGCCTACGGTGTCCTATGCAACTATGGCTCCGACGCTCCCGACTTACAAATGGCCCGCGAGATGGAAGATCCGGCGGTGATCAGCGCTGATACTACGACCACGCTAG
The sequence above is a segment of the Aspergillus flavus chromosome 4, complete sequence genome. Coding sequences within it:
- a CDS encoding putative short-chain dehydrogenase, with amino-acid sequence MANAIEYATPISFTKTWHTEPYPFISPSRPELSTEGKNVVVLGGSAGIGNAISVAFAQAGPKSITIVGRRLEKLQEAAEKVTAAVSDSATQVLVESANLQDRAQVDRAYQSVVDKVGKIDILVINAVLLPAPGGLTNYKPEELVRAIEGNLLIVMNAFQAFLPIAGPEPVVLHTSTCLANIAPTPGLAGYSISKATCLKAIDYFAMENPHVHVVSIQPGWVATASNGYQEEAPDKASGPVLCLAGIFRGQVLERKVCLGQLGCAGVTGESERDSINQAAELGRGRHSHVMVIGGWILVSSCSRVFFNPISVYRMFVVSILVKVNVIVSYFLDTSELGNHATYIDGLFSAFS